Proteins encoded in a region of the Streptomyces sp. NBC_00258 genome:
- the murG gene encoding undecaprenyldiphospho-muramoylpentapeptide beta-N-acetylglucosaminyltransferase: MHVVLAGGGTAGHIEPALALADALRRQDPTVGITALGTERGLETRLVPERGYELALIPAVPLPRKPTPELITVPGRLRGTIKAAEQILERTKADAVVGFGGYVALPAYLAAKRLGVPIVIHEANARPGLANKIGSRYAARVAVSTPDSKLRDARYIGIPLRRSIATLDRAAVRPQARAAFGLDPALPTLLVSGGSQGARRLNEVVQQAAPYLQQAGIQILHAVGPKNELPQVHQMPGMPPYIPVPYVDRMDLAYAAADMMLCRAGAMTVAELSAVGLPAVYVPLPIGNGEQRLNAQPVVKAGGGLLIDDAELTPQWVQTNVLPVLADPHRLFEMSRAASEFGRRDADDLLVGMVYEAIASRR, from the coding sequence GTGCATGTCGTACTCGCCGGTGGGGGGACCGCCGGCCACATCGAGCCCGCGCTCGCCCTCGCGGACGCCCTGCGCAGGCAGGACCCGACCGTGGGTATCACGGCCCTGGGCACGGAGCGCGGACTCGAGACCCGACTCGTACCAGAGCGAGGCTATGAACTCGCGCTGATCCCCGCGGTGCCGCTGCCGCGCAAGCCCACCCCCGAGCTGATCACCGTCCCTGGACGGCTGCGTGGCACGATCAAGGCGGCCGAGCAGATCCTGGAACGCACCAAGGCCGACGCGGTCGTCGGCTTCGGCGGCTATGTCGCCCTGCCCGCCTACCTCGCGGCCAAGCGGCTCGGTGTCCCGATCGTCATCCACGAGGCCAACGCCCGCCCCGGCCTCGCCAACAAGATCGGTTCGCGGTACGCCGCCCGGGTCGCCGTCTCCACGCCGGACAGCAAGCTGCGCGACGCCCGCTACATCGGTATCCCGCTGCGCCGCTCGATCGCCACGCTCGACCGGGCCGCCGTACGCCCGCAGGCCCGCGCCGCGTTCGGGCTCGACCCCGCCCTGCCGACCCTGCTGGTCTCCGGCGGCTCTCAGGGCGCGCGCCGCCTCAATGAGGTGGTCCAGCAGGCCGCCCCGTACCTCCAGCAGGCCGGTATCCAGATCCTGCACGCGGTCGGCCCGAAGAACGAACTGCCGCAGGTCCACCAGATGCCGGGGATGCCCCCGTACATCCCGGTACCGTACGTGGACCGGATGGACCTCGCGTACGCCGCGGCCGACATGATGCTCTGCCGCGCGGGCGCGATGACCGTCGCCGAACTCTCCGCCGTCGGGCTCCCCGCCGTCTACGTCCCGCTGCCCATCGGCAACGGCGAACAGCGGCTCAACGCCCAGCCGGTGGTCAAGGCCGGCGGCGGACTGCTGATCGACGACGCGGAACTGACACCGCAGTGGGTGCAGACCAACGTCCTGCCCGTGCTCGCCGATCCGCACCGGCTGTTCGAGATGTCCCGCGCCGCCTCCGAGTTCGGCCGCCGGGACGCCGACGACCTGCTCGTCGGGATGGTGTACGAGGCGATCGCGTCACGCCGTTAG
- a CDS encoding UDP-N-acetylmuramoyl-tripeptide--D-alanyl-D-alanine ligase: MIALSLAEIASVVGGQTHDIPDPSVQVTGRVVRDSREVEPGSLFVAFVGERVDGHDFAASVVEAGAVAVLASRPVGVPAIVVDDVQAALGALARHVVERLGATLVALTGSAGKTSTKDLIAQVLQRKAPTVYTPGSLNNEIGLPLTALSATEETRFLVLEMGARGIGHIRYLTDLTPPKVGLVLNVGTAHIGEFGGREQIARAKGELVESLPPAEAGGVAILNADDPLVRAMASRTKARVILFGESGEADVRAENVTLTESGQPMFRLHTPSGCSDVTMRLYGEHHVSNALAAAAVAHELGMSADEIATALSEAGSLSRWRMEVTERPDGVTVVNDAYNANPESMRAALRALAAMGKGRRTWAVLGQMAELGDEALAEHDAVGRLAVRLNVGKLVAVGGREASWLQLGAYNEGSWGEESVHVSDTQAAIDLLRSQLRPGDVVLVKASRSVGLERVAEALVEGTEGEVAVR, translated from the coding sequence GTGATCGCCCTCTCCCTCGCCGAGATCGCCTCAGTTGTCGGCGGGCAGACGCACGACATACCGGATCCGTCGGTCCAGGTCACCGGACGGGTCGTCAGAGACTCCCGTGAGGTGGAGCCAGGCAGCCTCTTCGTCGCCTTCGTGGGCGAGCGCGTGGACGGGCACGACTTCGCGGCGAGCGTCGTCGAGGCGGGCGCGGTGGCCGTGCTGGCGTCACGGCCCGTCGGCGTGCCCGCGATCGTCGTGGACGACGTCCAGGCGGCCCTGGGCGCCCTCGCACGCCATGTCGTCGAACGGCTCGGCGCGACCCTCGTGGCCCTCACCGGTTCCGCGGGCAAGACCAGCACCAAGGACCTGATCGCCCAGGTGCTGCAGCGCAAGGCGCCGACGGTCTACACGCCGGGCTCGCTCAACAACGAGATCGGGCTGCCGCTCACCGCCCTCAGCGCCACCGAGGAGACCCGGTTCCTCGTCCTGGAGATGGGGGCCCGCGGCATCGGCCACATCCGGTACCTCACGGATCTGACGCCCCCGAAGGTCGGCCTCGTCCTGAACGTCGGCACCGCCCACATCGGCGAGTTCGGCGGCCGCGAGCAAATCGCCCGGGCCAAGGGCGAGTTGGTGGAGAGCCTGCCTCCGGCAGAGGCCGGCGGCGTCGCGATCCTGAACGCCGACGATCCCCTCGTCCGCGCCATGGCCTCGCGGACGAAAGCACGCGTGATCCTCTTCGGAGAGTCCGGCGAAGCGGACGTACGGGCCGAGAACGTGACGCTCACGGAGAGCGGACAGCCCATGTTCAGGCTTCACACACCCTCCGGGTGCAGCGACGTGACCATGCGCCTGTACGGTGAGCACCACGTGTCGAACGCGCTCGCCGCGGCCGCCGTCGCCCATGAGCTGGGCATGTCCGCAGACGAGATCGCCACCGCGCTCTCCGAGGCGGGCTCCCTCTCCCGCTGGCGGATGGAGGTCACCGAGCGCCCGGACGGCGTGACGGTCGTCAACGACGCCTACAACGCGAACCCCGAGTCCATGCGAGCCGCCCTGCGCGCGCTCGCGGCCATGGGCAAGGGGCGGCGGACCTGGGCGGTGCTCGGTCAGATGGCCGAGCTCGGGGACGAGGCGCTCGCCGAGCACGACGCGGTCGGACGGCTCGCCGTCCGGCTCAATGTCGGCAAGCTCGTCGCGGTCGGGGGCAGGGAAGCGTCCTGGCTGCAACTGGGCGCATATAACGAGGGTTCGTGGGGTGAGGAGTCGGTGCACGTGTCCGACACACAGGCGGCGATCGACCTGTTGCGCAGTCAACTGCGCCCGGGAGACGTCGTACTCGTGAAGGCGTCCCGGTCGGTCGGCCTGGAGCGGGTCGCAGAGGCGCTGGTCGAGGGCACCGAGGGTGAGGTTGCCGTCCGATGA
- a CDS encoding UDP-N-acetylmuramoyl-L-alanyl-D-glutamate--2,6-diaminopimelate ligase: protein MTTITPDPGNHGTPHTPPRPSLRSGGGVPGTLTAVPHADQSQTTQKGVPVTYPGPPRPVQNSATPLAELVAVVADQMSAPAPQGAQGAVEVTGITHDSRAVRPGDLYAALPGARMHGADFVTQAAGLGAAAVLTDPTGAERAAATGLPVLVVDDPRRTMGELAASIYGHPGPDLLQIGITGTSGKTTTAYLVEGGLKTVRSTGLIGTVEMRIGDERIKSERTTPEATDLQALFAVMRERGVDAVAMEVSSHALVLGRVDGCIFDIAVFTNLSPEHMEFHSDMEDYFRAKAQLFTPERSRLGVVNLDDEYGRRLAKEATVPVVTFSAEGHPDADWRADEVQVGPMDSVFVAVGPKGERITAKSPLAGPFNVANTLAAIVSLAVAGLDPQTAADGIAAVPGVPGRLERVDAGQPYLAVVDYAHKTDAVESVLRALRKVTEGELHIVLGCGGDRDKTKRMPMGAAAARLADTAVLTSDNPRSEDPLAILATMLAGAAEVPAHERGEVQVFEDRAAAIAAAVARAQPGDTVLVAGKGHEQGQDIAGVVRPFDDRQVLREAIQKTQG from the coding sequence GTGACAACGATCACTCCCGACCCCGGGAACCACGGCACGCCGCACACTCCGCCACGCCCCTCGCTTCGCTCCGGCGGGGGTGTGCCCGGTACGCTCACCGCCGTGCCACACGCTGATCAGTCCCAAACCACCCAGAAGGGCGTTCCTGTGACATATCCGGGGCCGCCGCGACCGGTTCAGAACTCCGCCACACCCCTCGCGGAACTTGTGGCAGTGGTCGCCGATCAGATGTCGGCCCCGGCGCCGCAGGGCGCGCAGGGAGCCGTCGAGGTCACGGGCATCACCCATGACTCCCGAGCCGTGCGCCCCGGCGACCTGTACGCCGCGTTGCCCGGCGCCCGGATGCACGGCGCCGACTTCGTGACGCAGGCGGCCGGCCTCGGCGCCGCCGCCGTGCTGACCGATCCGACGGGTGCCGAGCGCGCGGCGGCCACCGGTCTGCCGGTCCTCGTCGTCGACGACCCGCGCCGGACGATGGGCGAACTGGCCGCCTCGATCTACGGCCACCCGGGTCCCGACCTGCTCCAGATCGGCATCACCGGCACGTCCGGCAAGACCACCACCGCGTACCTGGTCGAGGGCGGCCTGAAGACGGTTCGCAGTACCGGCCTCATCGGCACCGTGGAGATGCGCATCGGCGACGAGCGCATCAAGTCGGAGCGCACGACCCCCGAAGCGACCGATCTCCAGGCGCTGTTCGCCGTCATGCGCGAGCGCGGCGTCGACGCGGTCGCCATGGAGGTCTCCAGCCACGCCCTGGTCCTCGGCCGGGTCGACGGCTGCATCTTCGACATCGCGGTCTTCACCAACCTCAGCCCGGAGCACATGGAGTTCCACTCCGACATGGAGGACTACTTCCGGGCCAAGGCGCAGTTGTTCACGCCGGAACGCAGCCGGCTCGGCGTGGTCAACCTCGACGACGAGTACGGACGCAGGCTCGCCAAGGAAGCCACGGTGCCCGTGGTGACGTTCTCCGCGGAGGGCCACCCGGACGCCGACTGGCGGGCCGACGAGGTCCAGGTCGGCCCGATGGACTCGGTCTTCGTCGCGGTCGGCCCCAAGGGCGAGCGCATCACCGCCAAGTCGCCGCTCGCGGGCCCCTTCAACGTCGCCAACACGCTCGCCGCGATCGTCTCCCTCGCCGTCGCCGGGCTCGACCCGCAGACCGCCGCGGACGGCATCGCCGCCGTACCGGGCGTGCCGGGCCGGCTGGAGCGCGTGGACGCCGGACAGCCGTACCTCGCGGTGGTCGACTACGCACACAAGACGGACGCCGTGGAGTCCGTGCTGCGGGCCCTGCGCAAGGTCACCGAGGGCGAACTGCACATCGTCCTCGGCTGTGGCGGGGACCGGGACAAGACCAAGCGGATGCCCATGGGCGCCGCCGCGGCCCGCCTCGCCGACACCGCCGTACTGACATCGGACAACCCCCGCTCCGAGGACCCCCTCGCGATCCTCGCCACGATGCTCGCGGGCGCCGCCGAGGTGCCGGCGCACGAGCGCGGAGAGGTCCAGGTCTTCGAGGACCGGGCCGCCGCGATCGCAGCGGCCGTCGCCCGCGCTCAGCCGGGCGACACGGTGCTGGTCGCGGGCAAAGGTCATGAGCAGGGCCAGGACATCGCCGGAGTGGTCCGTCCCTTCGACGACCGCCAGGTGCTTCGCGAAGCTATCCAGAAGACCCAGGGATGA
- the ftsW gene encoding putative lipid II flippase FtsW, whose protein sequence is MSSSRTGRPPVQRAPRRPAGPRPPRDNPVGRLYTRVRRAWDRPLTAYYLILGGSLLITVLGLVMVYSASQITALQLSLPGSYFFRKQFLAAVLGGLLLLAASRMPSKLHRALAYPMLLGSVFLMILVQVPGIGVAVNGNQNWIAVGGPFQLQPSEFGKLALVLWGADLLARKQDKRLLAQWKHMLVPLVPVAFMLLGLIMLGGDMGTAIILTAILFGLLWLAGAPTRLFGGVLAVALTIGFILIKTSPNRMARLSCLGATEPQSGPVDCWQAVHGIYALASGGLFGSGLGASVEKWGQLPEAHTDFIFAITGEELGLAGTLSVLALFAALGYAGIRVAGRTEDPFVRYAAGGVTTWITAQAVINIGAVLGLLPIAGVPLPLFSYGGSALLPTMFAIGLLIAFAREDPAARAALAMRQPRFGRKRAAVRGSAGAAGPRRWNTMRRRAAARSSGER, encoded by the coding sequence ATGTCCAGTAGCCGTACCGGGCGTCCTCCCGTCCAGCGGGCCCCCCGCCGGCCCGCCGGGCCCCGCCCCCCTCGTGACAACCCCGTAGGACGCCTCTACACGCGCGTACGCCGCGCCTGGGACCGGCCGCTGACCGCCTACTACCTGATCCTCGGCGGCAGCCTCCTGATCACCGTCCTCGGTCTGGTGATGGTGTACTCCGCCTCGCAGATCACCGCGCTCCAGCTTTCGCTGCCCGGGTCGTACTTCTTCCGCAAGCAGTTCCTCGCCGCCGTGCTCGGCGGTCTGCTGCTCCTCGCCGCCTCACGGATGCCGTCCAAGCTGCACCGGGCGCTGGCATACCCGATGCTGCTCGGCTCGGTCTTCCTGATGATCCTCGTCCAGGTGCCGGGGATAGGAGTCGCGGTCAACGGCAACCAGAACTGGATCGCGGTCGGCGGCCCCTTCCAGCTCCAGCCCAGTGAGTTCGGCAAGCTCGCCCTCGTCCTGTGGGGCGCCGACCTGCTCGCCCGCAAACAGGACAAGCGACTGCTGGCGCAGTGGAAGCACATGCTGGTGCCGCTCGTTCCGGTGGCCTTCATGCTGCTCGGGCTGATCATGCTCGGCGGCGACATGGGCACGGCGATCATCCTCACCGCGATCCTGTTCGGACTGCTGTGGCTCGCGGGGGCGCCCACACGGCTCTTCGGGGGCGTGCTCGCCGTCGCCCTGACCATCGGCTTCATCCTCATCAAGACCAGCCCCAACCGCATGGCCCGCCTCTCCTGCCTGGGAGCCACCGAACCCCAGTCGGGCCCCGTCGACTGCTGGCAGGCCGTGCACGGCATCTACGCCCTCGCCTCCGGCGGGCTCTTCGGCTCCGGCCTCGGCGCCAGTGTGGAGAAATGGGGGCAACTGCCCGAAGCCCACACCGACTTCATCTTCGCCATCACCGGTGAGGAACTGGGCCTCGCGGGGACGCTGTCGGTGCTCGCACTCTTCGCGGCTCTAGGCTATGCGGGTATCCGCGTGGCCGGACGCACGGAGGACCCCTTCGTGAGGTATGCCGCGGGAGGCGTGACCACCTGGATCACGGCCCAGGCCGTGATCAACATCGGTGCGGTGCTCGGGCTGCTGCCGATCGCCGGCGTCCCGCTCCCGCTGTTCTCCTACGGGGGATCCGCCCTGCTTCCGACCATGTTCGCCATCGGGCTCCTGATCGCCTTCGCGCGTGAGGATCCCGCTGCGCGGGCGGCGCTTGCGATGCGGCAACCCCGCTTTGGCAGAAAGCGGGCTGCGGTGAGAGGCTCCGCAGGGGCCGCGGGGCCTCGGAGATGGAACACGATGCGACGGCGCGCCGCGGCGCGTTCGTCCGGAGAGCGGTGA
- the murD gene encoding UDP-N-acetylmuramoyl-L-alanine--D-glutamate ligase has translation MGSPEVTTALDWQSMNITVAGLGVSGISAARALAGLGASVTVVDGGSSEAHRERAASLEGQGISVRLADAETLPEGTDLVVTSPGWKPSSPLFQAAAEAGVDVVGDVEIAWRLRGPDAAPWLAVTGTNGKTTTTQMLASILDAAGLRTAAVGNIGTPIVDVVQEGDDAYDVLAVELSSYQLHWAPSLRAHSAAVLNLAPDHLDWHGSMEAYAADKGRIYEGNRVACVYNMADKATEDLVRGADVEEGCRAVGFTLGTPGPSQLGVVEGILVDRAFVEDRHKQAQELAEIADVNPPAPHNIANALAAAALARAFGVPAAAVRDGLRAFRPDAHRIQHVADVDRVAYIDDSKATNTHAAEASLAAYESIVWIAGGLAKGATFDELVAKSAKRLRGVVLFGADRALIREALARHAPEVPVVDLDRTDTGAMLAAVREAARLSEPGDTVLLAPACASMDMFTNYNKRGDAFAEAVRELGAVDG, from the coding sequence ATGGGCAGCCCAGAAGTGACGACCGCGCTCGACTGGCAGAGCATGAACATCACCGTCGCCGGTCTCGGCGTGAGCGGCATCAGCGCCGCCCGCGCCCTGGCCGGCCTCGGCGCGTCGGTCACGGTCGTCGACGGGGGCTCCTCGGAGGCCCACCGGGAGAGGGCCGCCTCCCTTGAGGGGCAAGGCATTTCGGTACGTCTGGCGGACGCCGAGACGCTTCCCGAGGGCACCGACCTCGTGGTCACCTCGCCGGGCTGGAAGCCGTCCAGCCCTCTCTTCCAGGCCGCCGCGGAGGCGGGCGTGGACGTCGTCGGCGACGTGGAGATCGCCTGGCGCCTGCGCGGCCCCGACGCCGCGCCCTGGCTCGCCGTCACGGGCACCAACGGCAAGACCACCACGACACAGATGCTCGCCTCGATCCTGGACGCCGCGGGCCTTCGTACGGCCGCCGTGGGCAACATCGGCACCCCGATCGTCGACGTGGTCCAGGAAGGCGACGACGCCTACGACGTACTTGCCGTCGAGCTGTCCAGCTACCAGCTCCACTGGGCGCCCTCGCTGCGCGCCCACTCCGCCGCCGTCCTGAACCTCGCCCCGGACCACCTCGACTGGCACGGCTCCATGGAGGCGTACGCCGCCGACAAGGGGCGTATCTACGAGGGCAATCGGGTCGCCTGCGTCTACAACATGGCCGACAAGGCCACCGAGGACCTGGTGCGCGGGGCGGACGTCGAGGAGGGCTGCCGGGCGGTCGGCTTCACGCTCGGCACACCGGGCCCGTCCCAACTCGGCGTCGTGGAGGGCATCCTGGTCGACCGCGCCTTCGTCGAGGACCGGCACAAGCAGGCCCAGGAACTCGCCGAGATCGCGGACGTCAACCCGCCCGCCCCGCACAACATCGCCAACGCCCTTGCGGCGGCGGCCCTGGCCCGCGCCTTCGGGGTGCCCGCCGCGGCCGTACGGGACGGTCTGCGGGCCTTCAGGCCCGACGCCCACCGCATCCAGCACGTGGCCGACGTGGACCGGGTCGCCTACATCGACGACTCCAAGGCCACCAACACGCATGCGGCGGAAGCCTCTTTGGCGGCGTACGAGTCGATCGTGTGGATCGCCGGCGGGCTGGCCAAGGGCGCGACCTTCGACGAACTGGTCGCCAAGTCGGCAAAGCGACTGCGGGGCGTCGTCCTGTTCGGTGCGGACCGGGCCCTCATCCGTGAAGCGCTCGCGCGACACGCGCCGGAAGTACCCGTGGTCGACCTCGACCGGACCGACACTGGGGCGATGCTCGCGGCGGTTCGTGAGGCCGCACGGCTCTCCGAGCCGGGAGACACTGTCCTGCTGGCGCCGGCCTGTGCGTCCATGGACATGTTCACCAACTACAACAAGCGCGGCGACGCTTTCGCGGAGGCGGTTCGCGAACTCGGCGCCGTCGACGGCTGA
- the mraY gene encoding phospho-N-acetylmuramoyl-pentapeptide-transferase, with translation MNQILFAGVIGLFLTLVGTPLLIKLLARKGYGQYIRDDGPREHHAKRGTPTMGGIAFILATLLAYFLSKVITGQPPRFSGVLVLGLMTGMGLVGFLDDYIKIVKRRSLGLRAKAKMAGQLIVGISFAVLALQFADNRNNTPASTKLSFVQDFGWSIGPVLFVIWALFMILAMSNGVNLTDGLDGLATGASVMVFGAYTFIGVWQFQESCANAQTLTNPAACYEVRDPLDLAVVAAALMGACFGFLWWNTSPAKIFMGDTGSLALGGALAGLAICSRTELLVALLGGLFVLITMSVVIQVGSFRLTGKRVFRMAPLQHHFELKGWSEVLVVVRFWIIQGMCVIVGLGLFYAGWAAQK, from the coding sequence ATGAATCAGATCCTCTTCGCGGGAGTCATCGGCCTCTTCCTGACTCTCGTGGGCACCCCTCTGCTGATCAAGCTGCTGGCCCGCAAGGGCTACGGGCAGTACATCCGGGACGACGGCCCGCGCGAGCACCACGCCAAGCGCGGTACGCCGACCATGGGCGGTATCGCCTTCATCCTGGCCACGCTCCTGGCGTACTTCCTCAGCAAGGTGATCACCGGCCAGCCGCCGAGGTTCTCCGGAGTGCTGGTGCTCGGCCTGATGACGGGCATGGGCCTGGTCGGCTTCCTCGACGACTACATCAAGATCGTCAAGCGGCGTTCGCTGGGCTTGCGGGCCAAGGCCAAGATGGCCGGTCAGCTGATCGTCGGCATCTCCTTCGCGGTGCTCGCGCTGCAGTTCGCGGACAACCGCAACAACACCCCGGCCTCCACCAAGCTGTCCTTCGTGCAGGACTTCGGCTGGTCCATCGGCCCGGTGCTGTTCGTGATCTGGGCGCTGTTCATGATCCTCGCGATGTCGAACGGCGTGAACCTCACGGACGGCCTCGACGGCCTCGCCACCGGCGCCTCCGTGATGGTCTTCGGCGCGTACACGTTCATCGGTGTCTGGCAGTTCCAGGAGTCCTGTGCCAACGCGCAGACCCTCACCAACCCGGCCGCCTGCTACGAGGTACGAGATCCGCTCGACCTCGCCGTCGTCGCCGCGGCCCTGATGGGCGCCTGCTTCGGCTTCCTGTGGTGGAACACCTCGCCCGCCAAGATCTTCATGGGTGACACCGGTTCGCTGGCCCTCGGCGGCGCGCTCGCCGGCCTCGCGATCTGCTCCCGCACCGAGCTCCTTGTCGCGCTGCTCGGCGGTCTCTTCGTCCTGATCACCATGTCGGTCGTCATCCAGGTCGGCTCGTTCCGCCTCACCGGCAAGCGCGTCTTCCGAATGGCACCGCTCCAGCACCACTTCGAACTCAAGGGGTGGTCCGAGGTCCTTGTGGTGGTCCGCTTCTGGATCATCCAGGGCATGTGCGTGATCGTCGGACTCGGCCTCTTCTACGCGGGATGGGCAGCCCAGAAGTGA
- a CDS encoding peptidoglycan D,D-transpeptidase FtsI family protein produces the protein MSDREPPRRRVPSPARPVRPGSQRRPGPGARPARRPAPSRGQGQGPRVIRLGSPRPRLRLVSLALALVLIAFVVRLLQVQAVDASEYTAKAEKNRYLSRTLAAERGGITDRNGVDMAISVDANDITADPTLFTRKATKTGDAPEQAAALLGPILDKDPDELAAKLRTKNTRYVVLARRQTPQVWTQIKDLKSTLADKAGEDGSANILAGVLQEPSSKRVYPNGELGAGVLGWVNADGKGGGGIEQQLNKELSGKDGEIRYAQSGGRQVPTAGSTEKPAVAGSEVELTIDRDIQWAAQNAIAEQVKESKADRGYVIVQDNKTGEILAMANSPGFDPNDLSKADGNALHNWGLEDAYEPGSTAKVMSMAAVLEEKAATPATHVTVPNRLHRGDRLFRDDIDHPTWYLTLNGVLAKSSNIGTILATGQLGKTQQEANQVLYSYLRKFGIGDYTGLGFPGETRGILAPAGQWSTSQQYTIPFGQGVSINAMQAASVYSTIANGGVRIEPTLVRGTKGPDGRFTPAAKPKETRVVSEKTAKTLAQMLESVVDDREGTGTKARIPGYRVAGKTGTANRVDPATGRYHGYTSSFAGFAPADNPRVTVYCAIQNATEGSYFGGQICGPVYKEVLEFALKTLQVPPTGAQAARLPVTFTP, from the coding sequence GTGTCCGACAGGGAACCCCCGCGCCGCCGGGTGCCCTCGCCCGCCAGGCCCGTACGTCCCGGCAGCCAGCGGCGGCCGGGGCCGGGCGCACGCCCCGCCCGCCGTCCGGCCCCGTCCCGGGGTCAGGGACAGGGCCCGCGTGTCATCCGTCTCGGCAGCCCCCGTCCGCGGCTGCGTCTGGTCAGCCTCGCCCTGGCCCTCGTACTGATCGCCTTCGTCGTCCGGCTCCTCCAGGTGCAGGCCGTCGACGCGAGCGAGTACACGGCCAAGGCCGAGAAGAACCGGTACCTCAGCCGCACCCTGGCCGCCGAGCGCGGCGGGATCACCGACCGCAACGGCGTCGACATGGCGATCAGCGTGGACGCCAACGACATCACCGCCGACCCCACGCTGTTCACGCGGAAGGCGACGAAGACCGGCGACGCCCCCGAGCAGGCCGCCGCCCTGCTCGGCCCGATCCTCGACAAGGACCCCGACGAACTCGCCGCGAAGCTCCGGACCAAGAACACCCGGTACGTCGTGCTCGCCCGGCGCCAGACCCCCCAGGTCTGGACGCAGATCAAGGACCTGAAGAGCACGCTCGCCGACAAGGCCGGCGAGGACGGGTCGGCGAACATCCTGGCGGGTGTCCTCCAGGAGCCCAGCAGCAAGCGGGTCTATCCGAACGGTGAGCTCGGCGCCGGGGTACTGGGCTGGGTCAACGCCGACGGCAAGGGCGGCGGCGGCATCGAGCAGCAGCTGAACAAGGAGCTGTCGGGCAAGGACGGCGAGATCCGCTACGCCCAGTCCGGCGGCCGGCAGGTGCCGACCGCGGGCTCCACCGAGAAGCCCGCCGTGGCCGGTTCCGAGGTCGAGCTGACCATCGACCGCGACATCCAGTGGGCCGCCCAGAACGCCATCGCCGAGCAGGTGAAGGAGTCCAAGGCGGACCGCGGGTACGTCATAGTGCAGGACAACAAGACCGGCGAGATCCTCGCGATGGCCAACTCGCCCGGATTCGATCCGAACGACCTCTCCAAGGCGGACGGGAACGCCCTGCACAACTGGGGCCTCGAAGACGCCTACGAGCCCGGCTCGACCGCCAAGGTCATGTCGATGGCCGCAGTCCTGGAGGAGAAAGCCGCCACGCCCGCGACGCACGTGACCGTGCCCAACCGGCTGCACCGCGGCGACCGCCTCTTCCGCGACGACATCGACCACCCGACCTGGTACCTGACGCTCAACGGCGTCCTCGCCAAGTCCAGCAACATCGGCACGATCCTGGCGACCGGCCAGCTGGGCAAGACGCAGCAGGAGGCCAACCAGGTCCTCTACTCGTATCTGCGCAAGTTCGGCATCGGCGACTACACCGGTCTCGGCTTCCCCGGCGAGACGAGGGGCATCCTCGCGCCCGCCGGCCAGTGGTCGACCTCCCAGCAGTACACGATTCCTTTCGGCCAGGGCGTGTCGATCAACGCGATGCAGGCGGCCTCCGTCTACTCGACGATCGCCAACGGCGGTGTACGGATCGAACCGACACTCGTCCGCGGCACGAAGGGTCCCGACGGGCGCTTCACCCCGGCCGCCAAGCCCAAGGAGACACGGGTCGTCAGCGAGAAGACGGCGAAGACCCTGGCGCAGATGCTGGAGTCCGTCGTGGACGACCGGGAGGGTACGGGCACCAAGGCGCGTATCCCCGGCTACCGCGTCGCGGGCAAGACCGGCACGGCCAACCGTGTGGATCCGGCCACCGGCCGCTACCACGGCTATACCTCTTCCTTCGCCGGATTCGCGCCCGCGGACAACCCCCGGGTGACCGTCTACTGCGCGATCCAGAACGCCACCGAGGGGAGCTACTTCGGCGGTCAGATCTGCGGGCCCGTCTACAAGGAGGTCCTGGAGTTCGCCCTGAAGACCCTCCAGGTGCCGCCCACCGGGGCCCAGGCCGCCAGACTTCCCGTCACTTTCACGCCCTGA